ACCAGAGGAATTCCTTGTTTAGTACATGGAATGACAGTACAAAACTTTAGGAAGAATAAAACTTGACTCCAAAAAGTGAGTTTATAATGCAACACCTTTCCTTCCCATGTGATTAGAAGTTGCCAAATTTTTCAGAGTGAATTCCTTTTATCACATGAAGATAGTAATTCTATAAACAATAAAACCCCTAAACTCCTAAAAGATAATTGATgggacaaaaaagaaaaaaccaaGAAGATGTGTAAGGGGAAAATAAAGGAATTGACTAGGAGTGCAAGAAGTAAAAATACTGAGATAttgtcaataaaaataaataaataaatacactgTAACACTGCAGTGAGACAAATCTTATTTATTGATCTTTCAGCATACTCCAAGAAAGGAAGACTGATAAACTTTGACCTACCTTTCCTAGGGAGAATCCCATTTTCTCTAGCAGTTTCAGTCTCACCTACAGCATTGACAACAATGTTCTCCCCAGAGTTAATAATGTTGACTATGCTAAACTGTGGAGAATCAATTGAACCATAAGCAATAACTGCTGTCATCTGTTTGTCATCCTCTAGATCATGTAATTTGGCAGCAAAAATTGAAGTGCGACTCTTCTTGGCACTTTCACCCTTCAACTTCTCTGTTTCAGTATTGTTACCCTTTACTGTGATTTTTGTGGGATTAACCTCATCTTCTGAGATGGTATTCAAATTCCAAACATAGCATACACCCGACTCTGATACAGCTAAGACAACCAAaccatcttctttttcttcaccAGTACTCTTGCATTCAAAGGCTAATGGAGTATGTCGCATAGGAAGAACAGGACCACTACTTACACTTTTGGAACTCAAATCACATCTCCATATCTGAAGATTTTTCTCCCTAAAATCGGATGTAATAATACTCTTTGCATTATTAGCTATAGAAATATACAGCTCTGGACCCTGCAACAACAAAGAATGAAGTTCAATAATTCTATTTAGTATATGTGGTGGATACTCATCAACTAATGGATAAATTTTCAATCACCAAGTCATCAGGAAACTTTAGAAGCTCTTTTCCATTCTCGAGGCTCAGAACTCGTGCCTTACTCTTACTGCTAGCTACCGCTAAAATTTGCTTGTCTAGCACATcaaaaaacaataaataatatgagATGCGAAAGAGATTGTGTCCAACCGGAAAAACTCGTTAACACTAGAACAATGTTAATGACTTTACCAATAGAAAAAGACAAAGCAGCAATGGGCTTTTTGGATGCTTTGAATTCCATTATCAGCTCTCCAGATTCTGATTTCATCTTAGATGACATTCCATTAGTTCCAATGCTATGCAGGGTACGGCCTTTATTGGAAAAAGCAAGACCAATGACTCCACTGCATGAAGAAAAAGTGCATTTTATCAGTGATCTTACATTTTATCCAAGTCATCAATGTCCTAGCCGATGATTGgttgttcaatgaaaataatatcAACTTAATTAGCTTACTGTGAATATAGTAATTCACTTGCTTGCAAAGTTCTCCACAGATAATATCAACCAAAAAGAGAGAAAACACAAAATTCttataaacttgtaaattgTACCCTGGATGACATCCGCTAGATTTCCACTTTGTGTCATTGGTGAAAGCATCAATGGCCGAGATATCT
This sequence is a window from Manihot esculenta cultivar AM560-2 chromosome 4, M.esculenta_v8, whole genome shotgun sequence. Protein-coding genes within it:
- the LOC110613846 gene encoding uncharacterized protein LOC110613846 isoform X2, which gives rise to MTKEKLKSVITSFTPEGDFLAVLSPNGTVKIWNTGNGSLLAEWKHSDDNPVNYSCMACSFVGKKRKKGRGSFLLALGTSDGDISAIDAFTNDTKWKSSGCHPGGVIGLAFSNKGRTLHSIGTNGMSSKMKSESGELIMEFKASKKPIAALSFSIDKQILAVASSKSKARVLSLENGKELLKFPDDLGPELYISIANNAKSIITSDFREKNLQIWRCDLSSKSVSSGPVLPMRHTPLAFECKSTGEEKEDGLVVLAVSESGVCYVWNLNTISEDEVNPTKITVKGNNTETEKLKGESAKKSRTSIFAAKLHDLEDDKQMTAVIAYGSIDSPQFSIVNIINSGENIVVNAVGETETARENGILPRKEVHDLESEAASSQNKKTKKKRAASDIEDVDTVNGEAMDGVLVEDDNEPTMGEKLAILNLQDIDKTKSPEKQESPPLAKPPSADSVNVVLKQALHAEDRALLLDCLYNQDEKVIANSISQLNPSDVLKLLHSLLTIIDSSSLSPEAQLSDQLFNCQVA